The sequence TATTGCATTcgagggggaagggagtgggaaaaTATCTGATAGTTGGAAATTTTCttgttttcaaaaattgaaatggaacaaaaaatctgttaaaaataTCATCAAAAGTGACATTTGCCTGTGAAcaattttgattttgatgaaaccCTATTTTTTGGCCAGAACATTTTTAGGCCTTATTCTTGTTTACGCAGTGTGGAAAATATCACATTTGAAATCAGATACATTTTTTGTTTGATAGGTAGATAGTAAGTGCATATAGTTCCATAGCAACTTGTAGTTATTTGAAAGCATGATGGACTGCCTGAAGATTACAGCTTATTGTTTCTAATTATAACATCAGTTGAAAGTATATGTTTTCAAATGTCTCTTGTTTTCTTTCTACATATTAGCTAAACTGCCTAAGAAATATCAACAGGAGGTAAAATGTCACATTATACTTACTTGTATGTCCAACACAGTTTCATCAAGTCATAGACCTCACTTGGACAAGCTTCAGGAGATTCCATTCGCTCTCCTCTTTCAATCATCTGGGCAACCTCACTTCCTTTCATTCCCTAAAACAAAATGATAAAGCCTCAGTTGCAGATAGAGTACATCATCCGTGCTGTCACTTAAAATATGAGAGGTGTAGACACAGCAAACTTCGGAGCCACACTATAGCCCATGTGCTTCATCAAGCTTCCACAAATGGGTAGCTGGGGATTGCCCTGGAATGGGAGAATCACTTGTTGCAGCAGAATAGAGCTATCAGatatgtgtgtgcgcatgcatgtgCACATATACATGTGTGAGGTCATTACTTTTCATTAACTTTGACAAAAACATAATTGAAGAAAAATACTCACCTTATATGGCTTTTGTCCAAAGGAAAAAGCTTCCCACATTAGAACCCCAAAGCTCCAAACATCACTCTTGCTAGAAAATTTGTAGAAGTTCATGCATTCTGGAGCATACCACTTGACTGGCCATTTCCCATGGCTTTGTGCCTAAAAATGAGTCACAAAAGAAAAAGCAGGCAGTGGAAACAATCATAGTTATCATCAAAATTCAAATATGCCATGAAGAAATGTAAAGCAATGCCATCAAATTGcttacacacgcacacacacacacacagaagagttATTACTGTGCTATTCACAGTATTCCACACTCTATGTTCTAGCATAGGAATACCATGAATACCACAGTAAAGGTAAATTTATCTgcaaattatttttggtcatgttTTTAATGGCATCTGCTGCATGCTGTTGTTTAATTTAATACTCAATCCTtttgtcacttttttaaaaataaaggttttcatATCAAGTCTCAGTTGCACAACCTGAGACATACCCAATTAACCTGAGGCTCATACTTGCTTTAAGGCAGAACTCGGTCTCAAGCAGAGATTCCCTTTTGCCTCAAAACAGCATAGGAACCGACAGCATTGCATTATGATACTGAGTTGCAATCTAATTAAGTTATTTCTTAACACTGTTCTGTGGCAATACCAAGTTATCACAAGGCAATGTCACTGTGAAACTCCATTCTGCTTTTCAGTGGGAAAGAGGAATGCACCTTTGTCATCGactctcagggctggtctacactactgcataagttgatgtaacttatgtcacgcaggggtgtgaaaacaacaccccccctgagcaacataagttacatcggcttaaagtgctgtccacaccttGCCATGGtggcctcttgcagaggtggagtaattatgctgatgtagtggggtagtgtagacatgccctcagttaAGGTCCCTTCTTCACTTGAAACAAACTGTGCTTTTAAAGAGCTCTTCCTGATCCCAAACAttttaattgtaattaaaaacatatttctacTGTTTGTGGCTCCCCAACACCAATTGTAATGCGCATCCTCACACTTTTCTTAATGCTACTGCTCATGTAGTGTTGCCATCAATGCTAATGCTCATGTAGCATTCATGCAGTTTGGCCCTAACTTACCTATGATGATAAATGGATTGagtaggaagaagaggaggagagggcAGGGGCAAGGAATGATTTGAATTGCAAAGCCTCACATGCATATCTGGCTATTCACCTAGGCCTGGAGATGTTTTGACAAGGAAGACAGAGCAGTGAAAAACATGGGGAGAGGCTGGTATCATAAGTTCATCCAAAAATGCGTCCACAGGGGACTTGGATCTCATTTTAGCCCTAGATATTCTGCTCTTCAGGAAATATAACAGACCAGCTCCAGCTTAAAAAGGACGAAACCTTCTTGTGTTGGGAACAGGGGGAGCAAAATCAGAATATAAGATAAGGGAATTAAAAGAAGACATGATGGGCCAAAAGGTCTCCCTTGACTATCAAGGACTGTTATATTTTTATGAAACTTGGcagtcatttccttttctttggatGCAGGCAGCATAATTCACTTAAAACTGAACTGAATAGTCCCTCTATAGAAGGATTTATTTAGCCATCATTTAACCAAACTGTTTTCATTCAACCCTCTCCCAAAATGAATCATCATATTTCAATAATAACAGTGTTAGGTTTAGTTTTGATTGATGATGTTGAAAGAGTTTGGATgcaaaatatatgaaaatggaCTGACACTATTCTGTAGTAGAATCCATTTCCAGGGCTGGtcaaatgtttttaattgaaactgtttttcaacagTAAATTGGGCTTTTGactaaacaaaaattttcaaggAAAGCGTCTGCTTTCCGTGGAAAACTTTGACTTGTAATCAAAAAACAATATCTGAAAAGTTTTTGCCTTTAGGACAAACCCAatctttttggctgaaaattcccccagccccttttgtgtgtgtgtggaaaatagtaaaaaaaaaaattccatggaattttttttcccaaccagctctatacAGTTCAGTAAGGTCATTCCTTTGTTTTAATTACCTACTAACAGGcaacaaaattataaaatatgttCTGTATTTCAACTTTTAGAATAACTACTTCAGCTGAAAAtcattccataaaaaaaaaattacatcactATCAAAGTCATATACCTTGTACTAATCTTACCTTGTAATAATTCTCATCAGAAGCAAGAGCTTTGGAAAGTCCAAAGTCACTAATTTTGGCATAATGTTGGGTAACTAGCAACACATTTCTTGCAGCCAAATCCCTGTGTACAAAATTGTTTTCCTCCAAGTATTTCATCCCCATGGAAACCTGATGCACCAGCTCTGTTATATTCTTTTCCTTGACATGTCTGAAAGTCATAATTGGGTCTGTAAGAGGTCAGCAGTTCATATTCATGACTTTTAATGGAGCTACTGTACAAATTCATTAAATGACCTTCCTTGCATCATATGGGTCATCATGTTCATTTATGTTTTAATAAACTTTAATTAGAACTGATGACAGAAGTGGTTCCTGAACAAAAATAAGAGTTGTATTCTCAGATCAACAGGCAATTGACAGTGGGGcatttggaaatgtttcatttattcaaaaatttggcagtttcatcagaaaatgtttgATACATAGGACTCTTACAGTAGCTTTAAGAAAAGAGCCCATTTTCATTagtattcaatttttttaaaaaaagaacatacCAATCTCGTTTTCTTTTTTGATAAAACAGTATAAAACATACTCAAAGCCAGCATACCGGTTTTTCTGCAAAAATTTATTCAGTGGTCCAAGTTCTGCCATCTCCATTACTAACATCCAGGACTCAGCTTCACATATGCCTATCATTCGGACAATGTATGGGTTATCCAGTTGCTGCATTACATTAGCTTCTCTCAGTAATTCATCCTTTACAGCTGGATCATTATTCTCATTCTTAAGAATTTTTACAGCTACTGGCTTGGCACCCCTATAAAAGAAAGTCCAGTTGTGGGATTACCTGTAACAAAAATTCTAACTTGCACATACCCACAAATGTCTCAAGTGTTACTGTACACCGACATTGACACTTCTAGATTTACAGCAGTGATTAGAAGTGGTGATACAATTGGGATGTTTGAATTCTTTTTGGCACTGAAAGGCAAAAAAGTGTAACAAGAGTATCTCTTACAATGGGTGAAGACAGCTGAATGAAAGATAAAATTGAAGGAATCATAGAAAAAATTCACACATATCCAAGAGAAGGGTCTTGTAAACAACCACAACATCCTCATCCCCACTCTGGCCCCTTTACATTGTATAAAAGGCCTGAAGCAGTATGAAGGGGCCCTGAAAGCCCTGTGTCTGGCTGGGGGAGGATTCCCCTGGTGCAGGCACATGGAAAATAGCTATAAGGCTGCCTTCCAAGGACCACTTCATAAGCCCTGGTAAAGGGGCATGTTGATATGATGTTCTGGGTGGGTGGGACTGGTGTGTTGGAGGCAAACCAGGAGTATGTAGCACTCCAGAGACTCTAGTTAGCAGATAGAGCAGCCAGGgaaggctgctgtaacttagagAACATGCAATTGAATGGGAAAGTCATTGTCTGGAGAACAGTGGTGAATGGTCATAATTTGGGCCCaacaaattcacagtccattttggtaaatttcacaatcataggatttttaaaatcgtaaatttcaCCAGTtccagatatttaaatctgaaatgttacAGTGTTGTAACAattggggtcctgacctaagttccctgtaaatCTGTGCGGTTGCACAGCAGCCTTCTTAGTGCCACACAGGCACTCAGGGAACTCGTGCGGGGACCTGCtgtggccaggggaggggcgcctctcctCTGGCCCCAACCTAGCCTGGCCCCCAATCTGCTATGGTGACCCTCTCCCAGCCCAaactcagccccagcctggacctgCTGCGGCACCCCTCCCCCGGCCTGAACCCAGCCCCGACCCAGCCTGTCAGGAGAGAGACACCTATCTTGCAGCCCCGGTCTAGGAGCTGCTTtggcagggagaggcgcctctcccccacagcccaggtgctgctgcagggagagagagctgaggggagtcctctctccccctcaTAGCCCTGGAGCAcgctcctgcatcccaaacctttcatgcccagcccaaccccagaatccgcacccccagctgaagctctcacacccctgcacaccaactctctgccccaggcttgagccccctcccacactctgaactcctcggCCCCGCCTGcatcacatgaattttgttatgtgcaccaatatgaagggcAGGtgtcatattacctctatattggtgcacataacaaaacgCATTCCACACAcaggtgggaaaaattagagggaacactggtcccaacccaaaagagggttgggggggcagtcacAAGGCTACTGTAGGGGGAATGCGCTTTTGCCACCCTcgtttctgtgctgctgctgctggtggcagtactgccttcagagctgggctcccagccagcagctgcagagtTTCCTGGAGTTGGGTCTGACCCGGCCCCAGGAGCCACCtgtgaaggggaagaggaagtgttGTCCCTGCTCAGCACAGctaggactagcagctggagcccggcACAAGGTGGGAGCTACCAGATGGgatgcccccagcccagccctgcccctccctggctctAAGCCCAGCACATGGGGGTTAAAGGGGCcttgcagagtgtgtgtgtgtgtgtagtgaccACGTCACTCACATGACCATAGCACCCTGGGCTATCACCCACATCGCCCACCCATAAGGCCGGCCCTGCAAAAAGCGATGACCCCCaccccataccatgccaccttcCCATCTGTGCTGCTTCTGACACTGGCACTGcttcagagttgggtgcctggccaacagctgcccctctccagctgcccagctctgaaggcagcacaaaagtaaggagcacagaagtaagggtggtaatactaTGACCataccccccttccctccccccccgacaGATTTCATGGGACAGACCAGATTTCACTACATGGATGTAGTGGGCACATTTACACCATATGGGCTAAAATAATGGCTGGGGAGTACATGAAGCTTATATATTTGGACACAGAGGGAGAAATgtgtgtgaatttcaccctcagttaCTGTATGTAAAACATTTTGTGACACTAAATGAAATGGTAGTAAAAACTTACTTTTTCATCATATAGAGCCCTTTCTTTACAGTACCAAAGTTACCAGAGCCAAGTTCTCCTTCCTCCAGAGACAGCAGTTTTCTGTCTAGGGAGACATTTTTTGGTTTTATCTCCTCTGGATCTGCATATGGACTTTCATAGACTTCTGTGTCCATGGGCAAGGCATCCCTCTGATCTCCTGCATTTCAACCAATGAACAAGTTATCAAATTACAGGAAGTATGTCCATTACTTATGGTAGTTCCTGCATTCACAATGTAGATGATCAGAATTTCACTCATATCTTTGGTTTAACTGTATGAGTATTTGCTTAAAAAAAGCCCAGCTACTGATAGCTTCATACACACGTGGCATTACTCACATTGGGGGGCATTGGGGTAAGAATGCTGAGCTACCTCATCTTTTTATCAACTTATTTTCCTTTCTACTACCACCAGCAGTGGAAAGTGTAGCATTTGTCATCACTACCTGCATTGTCCTTGTTGACACATtgatgtgcaatttttttttgcagcctTGTATACATGGAAAATAAATAGAATGTTACAAATAAGTGAAGTCTTTCCGAGACAATGTTTGTGGATGTACTCTACTGTATGTGTCATTGTAAATGTTAGCCTGTGCTCATATTCTGATCCATTGTTTAATCTTGGGGAAAAAGTTCATTTATATGGTGACATCTTATTTGTATGCCCTTACCCTTTCCATTCCACATAAATATCCACAGTCATCAACTTAAAAACACAGTGcttttctgaaaagtgactctggtAAAACTGGCATCATGCACTTCTGTGTTTACTGTCAGAATGATTTCCAGATCTAATTTTCTCTGTTTAAAAGGAACGTTTACTAACTGCCCTGATCAACCTGGCATCCAAAAGTCCAAGttgggttctttccttctcttaCATCATGACTGGTGATGAAGATTCTGGAAACCAAATTAGGTGATCACTTGCACCTCTACAACCTGAGGTCTCAAAGtttaggatgtgtgtgtgtgtatatatgtgcgtggagtgtgtgtgtgtttagtggTGGTGGGAATATTCTGCACCCTTTTTCAAGGGTTTTTCAGCAGGCATGTGCAGGAGCACTGCTGGGGAAACTTCCCTGCAGGTTCCAGATGCCGCAGAGCCCCTCTTCATCCATCTAACATGCCCGAAGATGCATGTGGTAGAATCTAGCCCACAAGTAGtaatcatttttaaatggtttgaaaTGTCTACATTTGTTGAAACGGtcacatattttaaaagttgacAGCAATGCTGTTACTGAACAAACACTGAATTATCTGTCTGAGCTCTTATCCATATGTAAAGGGCATTATGCCAGCACTGAGACCTGTGCTATTACTGCCCAAAGGGAAAAACAGGCTATCCCTAAATCACCCCCATGCTGTTATTCATATTGTACCAACTCCTCTGACCAGGATGCTGTGTCCATGTGTTGCTGCTCATGGGAAGAGAGCCGAGAATGTAGTGGGGTTCCATACAACCTTAGACTCTGTGTCAAGGAGCcatgggaaagggagagaaggatTCTCCTCTGTATGTCTGGGCTTGGTAGTGAAACTATTGGTAGGGAGAGGTAAAGGTTTTGGTATTGACATAACATATCTCTGCCTACCTTGTTCAGCTCCCATTAGAGCTCTCGTCCTCTGCAGCACATAAGGATTAAAAGATGCTGAATCATCATGAGGAATGGATGGATGGAACTGCAGCACACaaatagaatttttcagtttgcttaagAAATGGTGCCCTTGAAAGCATTTTTTTAGGGGATTATGGCATAATGTATGCTAGAAAGATGTAGGTGGAGAATTAGAGCGTAAGAAAGGGGTCAAACCAAACTTATCTCATTCTTCAGGTTATTGCTTGAGTAAATATGCAGGCCAAATAAAACACATGCTGCTAAAGCAGAACAAGGTACTGCAAATATTTCAGAGCATTGGTTGTGAGATAATTAACTTTAATGGTTCATGCACAAATCTTATCCTGTGGTCATTTTAATTTGCATGCAGTTTTCAAATCCTATTTCAGTGTAACATTAGACGTCCtcagtatttttctttaatttttttacccCCGATTAAGTCTCTCCAAATCCAGGCCATACAGAAATTCTGAGCACaaaaatatatctatctatctattgtcAATGCACATATTGTAGAAATGGCCCCAGTTCCACTATTTTGAGGAAAACAAAGGTAAATAGAGATGACTTTAATACTTTTAGGCAATCAaagattatgggccagattctgtgccCTACTCAGTCCCCTTTATGGTTGTCTCATTTCACAAATGGGCCAGAAACTCACCCTACGTCTCCAGCATGGGGGAATCTCCAGCAGATGTAGAGCCAGTTATGTCACCCCCCACTGCAAACTTTGTTGCAAGGGAGTGCTAGGGCAGGGAGAGAATATGGCTGGAgtgcacaattttttttccctcaaacaGAAGCTCAGGAGAAATGAGGAAAGGGCTTAAAAATGACAAGCTCAGAACTTCTAGTGGACTGGAACTTGCTGATTGAAACTATGAGCCAAATACATGCTTAATAGTAATACAAACCTGGAGCCTGAATCATAAAGAGGTAAAGTTATGAAAGACCAAAAAGTAATTCTTTTTGCATTTTGATAATTAGTAAGATATTTTGATTTGTACCTGATCCAAATTTATATATGGAAGTATTCTACCTCTTTCATTTACTAATATTCATAACCAAAATCCAATAGGTTAGCACTCAGACCTTACTAGCTAAGCAAAGACCAGACACTGGCTAAGACATTTTAGCCCCCACTAGATGGCACTAgttgatttaaattttcttttttgccagGTGACTTGAACTTCCTTTGTCTAAAGGAATGTGTGAACTGTCTATTTTGAGTCACTGAAGGAGCTGCcaggaaacattttggtttgacaTTAGGATATAAAATCAAACATGatctatttttaaactttttaaaatgcacactCTAGAAACTACTGGCTGTAATTAAGGAGAAATAATAATCTTCCTAATTAATTAAGTCTAAATAAACTTTGACCTCCAGCTCAGTATGTTAATTTTTGAGCATGGGTTGTAATTTTGCATTATCATAAAACCTGCATTATTGTTGAGTACTCATAGACACGTACTGTTAAATGGCTATCAAATCAGGGTTCAGAAGCTACCTCCCATTTCCTAAAAATATCCGGCTTCCCTTACAAATATGTGCGTAATAACAGAAACCGCTCTCTAGAACTGCAGTTGTCTTCACAACAGCCACACAAAAGCACAGATTATTTGTTAGGGTGCTATACCGCAGCCACCAGACATTATTTTGCTGCACAACAGCCTCTCAAAATGTGATTCTGAAATCCATGTGTCACAAGAAAGGCTGCCTTTCCCCTAGCACTAACTTGAGATCCACTTACTTTGCGCATTTGGGACCCATGTCCTGCACCCTTTGAAGGCAACAGAAGTCTTATTATTTAACTCTACCTCATTTTTCCCACAATTTTTACCTTCCACTGTCACAAAGTGCAAGAGAGAGACTGGACTACAGTAATTAATATGGCTGTAGCTGTTGTGTGGCAGCTTCTGGAGCCTTAGATCAATGTATGGTCATACCACTAGGATTCCATAATCTTCCATCAAATGCTGGGTTCTTACTGGGATCACCGGGAGTTATGGCATGAAACTGAGAAAGGGAAAATTTAGCCAGAAGGAAAAGCTTTATCACAACAGATGTATCTCACTGTGGGAACAGTCCTCCAAGGGAAATAGTAGAAGGACTATCACTTAGAACTTTTAACAGTAGACTAGAGAAAACACAAGTAGATATATAATAGCACTGAAAGGCAGGCAGTTTAGAGGAGAGGTTTTCTCTATCTGTAAATTCTATGATCCCCCAAAGCATTTAATGTGCATTATATTGCCACAGGAAACAGAGTTGTAGTTTCCCTGAAACAGTCCACATTTTCAGCCCAAATCTCACAAGGTAGTTTGATTCTGGGCTGTCAATCTGTAACCAGCGAGATCCTGCCTGATAACCACATGCACATTTGTTTCTGAAGGAGTGAGAAGAAATCCCGAACCGTTGTGTATTAGCCATTGGTGCTAGAAGTTAGTTCTGAAAGAATAAATGTGGCAAAAGAAGAATGTCACTAGCCACTTAAGGGACTGCATGTTGAAGGAAATTTTTCAAGGAGAAATTGTCAAAGTCAGAAATGAGAGTTATAtgcccaacttccactgaaagcCAACAGGAGTTTGgtgcatctaactcccatttctgcctttgaaaatctccttcttAAATTCTTGGACACAGACTTTGCTATGAAATATAAGATAATACAAcaatacttgtcttatgaaacACTATTAATGCATTGGTTAGGATGGTTGATAGTCACCTAAAACTGAATGACAGTCAGGAGTCCATGATGGTAGCATAAGTCACCTGCAATACCACTGATTAGGACATGTATTGACTTGCTGAAGAAGGAACAGATAAGGGTGCTGTTGGTTGTCTATAGTATTTTGTTGCTGAGTGTGTATAGACATGGTGCTGTCCAGCAACTACTTTTCTTTCCTGATGGTGCTCTCCACAGAGTTCCATTCTACGTCCCCTGTGATCCAGTGTGCATGTGAGCCTAttggggaggtggatgggagttGGGTGGCAAGTATTGAGCATAAATGGCATTGATTAGATAGCATCAGTAACCAAGCTGGCTTTTTCCCATCTATACCTGGAAAGAATTCAGACCCCAAGGAACTTATTAACCAACAGCAATGTAATCAAACAAAAACATCTACACTTCTTATATTCAACATCATGGGCAAATTTTCAGATGGGCTTTAAAATCTGTGTGCATAAGTATTGTGCATACAAACAAGCACATGTGCACGCAAATGGAGCATTTACATCAAGGCCTTCTTCTGCAAGTCCTCACATGGTGCCCAGCAGAGAGCAAAGGTTGTTCGTGCTCCAGCATGACAAATAAGATAAGCACTAAGCATAGTGCT is a genomic window of Dermochelys coriacea isolate rDerCor1 chromosome 5, rDerCor1.pri.v4, whole genome shotgun sequence containing:
- the SYK gene encoding tyrosine-protein kinase SYK isoform X3 yields the protein MGAEQGDQRDALPMDTEVYESPYADPEEIKPKNVSLDRKLLSLEEGELGSGNFGTVKKGLYMMKKGAKPVAVKILKNENNDPAVKDELLREANVMQQLDNPYIVRMIGICEAESWMLVMEMAELGPLNKFLQKNRHVKEKNITELVHQVSMGMKYLEENNFVHRDLAARNVLLVTQHYAKISDFGLSKALASDENYYKAQSHGKWPVKWYAPECMNFYKFSSKSDVWSFGVLMWEAFSFGQKPYKGMKGSEVAQMIERGERMESPEACPSEVYDLMKLCWTYKIDDRPGFSAVELRLRNYYYDISH
- the SYK gene encoding tyrosine-protein kinase SYK isoform X2, whose translation is MAANMANSANHLPYFFGNITREEAEDYLMQGGLSDGLYLLRQSRNYLGGFALSLVHGRTVHHYTIERELSGSYAIAGGKSHLSPAELVNYHSDEADGLVCLLRRPCNRPPGVEPKTGPFEDLKENLIREYVKQTWNLQGNALEQAIISQKPQLEKLIATTAHEKMPWFHEKISREESEHRVLLGTRTNGKFLIRERDNNGSYALCLLSEGKVLHYRIDRDKTGKLSIPDGKKFDTLWQLVEHYSYKPDGLQRVLTIPCARLGSENANIIFDTRPPPLPGTHPKFHPSIPHDDSASFNPYVLQRTRALMGAEQGDQRDALPMDTEVYESPYADPEEIKPKNVSLDRKLLSLEEGELGSGNFGTVKKGLYMMKKGAKPVAVKILKNENNDPAVKDELLREANVMQQLDNPYIVRMIGICEAESWMLVMEMAELGPLNKFLQKNRHVKEKNITELVHQVSMGMKYLEENNFVHRDLAARNVLLVTQHYAKISDFGLSKALASDENYYKAQSHGKWPVKWYAPECMNFYKFSSKSDVWSFGVLMWEAFSFGQKPYKGMKGSEVAQMIERGERMESPEACPSEVYDLMKLCWTYKIDDRPGFSAVELRLRNYYYDISH